From the Theileria equi strain WA chromosome 4 map unlocalized gcontig_1105316255041, whole genome shotgun sequence genome, one window contains:
- a CDS encoding haloacid dehalogenase-like hydrolase family member protein (encoded by transcript BEWA_050200A) — translation MASGGSGSALDSQRDGKKSPLGLVAMRVITVITFALTLGISLSDGVNDWHWGKGKGYSLCAGSGGSRSVSEFVKPEKPPVLFGIDMDGTFYTNNKEAWERNIEAFAETRRRGYIPFLCTAKPLGPAIKRLGGPNFVERTGYRGYPGVYKNGALVYDENGSVLSVHVFPKEFLQALHLFLVENGLTANVIFYNEDDAFSLAQDNEIIRTYPGKFIVPRFTTFEELLKKNIVMMKYAGFELNVPEFRDGIDYVDKVDINGTHDLSPPGVTKASALSTLINHYGLSSKDCGFIGDDKNDVEAMELVGFSFAVGDAKDEVKKHAKIVLDKTCDQGAVSQALKLTYGL, via the coding sequence ATGGCTTCAGGTGGTTCTGGAAGTGCGCTGGATTCTCAAAGGGATGGCAAAAAGAGCCCCCTGGGCCTCGTAGCAATGAGGGTGATCACAGTCATAACGTTCGCTCTGACCCTTGGAATCTCTCTATCTGACGGCGTTAATGATTGGCATTGGGGAAAGGGTAAAGGCTACTCTTTATGTGCAGGCAGTGGAGGGTCAAGGAGCGTCTCAGAATTCGTAAAGCCAGAAAAGCCGCCAGTCCTCTTTGGAATTGACATGGATGGGACTTTTTACACAAACAACAAGGAGGCATGGGAGCGGAACATAGAGGCTTTCGCAGAAACAAGAAGGAGAGGTTACATACCATTTTTATGCACAGCAAAACCACTTGGTCCAGCGATTAAGCGTCTTGGGGGCCCAAACTTTGTGGAAAGGACAGGGTACAGAGGCTATCCTGGAGTCTACAAAAATGGAGCTCTCGTATATGATGAGAATGGCAGTGTTCTTAGCGTACATGTTTTCCCCAAAGAGTTTTTACAGGCTCTCCATTTGTTCCTCGTCGAAAATGGGCTTACAGCCAATGTCATATTCTACAACGAAGATGACGCCTTTTCACTTGCACAAGACAATGAGATCATCAGGACTTATCCGGGGAAATTTATAGTCCCGAGATTCACAACGTTTGAGGAGCTCCTAAAGAAGAACATCGTCATGATGAAATATGCAGGCTTTGAACTAAATGTTCCAGAGTTCAGAGATGGCATTGACTATGTTGACAAGGTAGACATAAATGGAACTCACGATTTGAGTCCCCCGGGAGTTACAAAGGCGAGTGCTCTATCTACTCTTATAAACCACTATGGTCTCTCTTCCAAAGATTGTGGGTTCATAGGCGATGATAAGAACGATGTCGAGGCTATGGAATTGGTTGGATTCTCATTTGCAGTTGGAGACGCAAAGGATGAAGTTAAGAAGCATGCAAAGATTGTGCTGGACAAAACCTGTGACCAAGGAGCAGTTTCACAAGCCCTTAAACTCACATATGGGCTTTAG
- a CDS encoding hypothetical protein (encoded by transcript BEWA_050220A), which translates to MNVLAVLYTVSLLDLCNCGELSSLRKGVVDVPLDLSSPDPSLARYYESAVDGVTYYSYFPKILLFNKVVDGGATLWEAKGEERCDVLFTSVGDRTRVILHVWVKGLPSKMLYYEKVDGEWKLVTVRVKGVPESEKVVSPKEHAELNFANLGCPLGGSSGSEAKPKVTLPPTESNNNGEDANENKVEGGTPDDEEESGESQPKEVDKEEPDQQSTDNAAGPVTDVSLESGDIHYESSPSTAAEPSPTEDTEQTAVSSSDPVDQQPTEVSELQEPEPLQSTESPQEVAYQQSEAPLEDPKPVSNEEESSNEQEELGDLDDQDSGETLVEEVQPEVAPAESPEDDEPGNGSEKEFGDSESTGYESSDNNLPETKVEEPEEPTKPANSSLSKVDSTLFNVEEGEDNGFKVLKLTVKNGSTVKELKYDGKEIWSSGIFGSPCSSAVIYMNGDRPTLAVLVTRDKNNKQSKVYRYHNGKKWKKGREGTHKTRLKELQDAAKEKESTETVGDNVEEKARPANKPGDVPARRDPVKTVQHTPQEASSSSVKFSRENPTTPPQHSIVPPSQSTPAEESPVTHNSVSSEHHEAKPEGAISQDNEEEPETPTRNDKVHSETLVGEEHAYEVNAETIETPTAESSKDHLRGDPRPSQPAVQPTSLSDLKSKIDSSLFDVKDGQENGFKVLKLKAKDDAKPNKLTFAGKDVWKAQNAVDVQASDTQQLNSTGRANPNQGTLSEDLQQSTVSSALTATAQGGLPPDAPQSEVGEGTPKDNGTSKPVTDESQVPQPSGQSGLVLDLASPDEANLDVHTETKSEVTVKYHYPKDTSKDTSKITTVVDGEKEVWKGVDKEHALSVLVYYAKGDSSLITIGISKGSGSKLDFKHFEKVGGEWVSIDKEDYDKKLKDLKSESLTLTLCRQYYSFCYEGTCPETTLVTLNLANPNKADINVNIKEENGVSVKEHFPNRGHHISSVMDGGATLWTCGTGETSGLVTSYTKGEYALLFVGIKKGDNFGSKLFKKADGNWNEISLEEFKKAKEMMETPVESTEHDLQEINPSHPIEDTHTDNLRGFQDKEGSSVKVLVETTSDDVEEKKERADKPVESQTPKEEVPPSDGQMGEVMDLASIYQDNSLSFDYSFSGNAVQLIVPKKGVSVTKLMNDTEEVYTLFSGQTFDHARVYLNKDKKPELVLLVTTSSGASKETYFELQNGKWVSCNDKDAKMLSLVVITQWKSDFEIDLSASKDTDKCTIFEEELLGITTNSYFPKPGHVAKKVKYDGQEVWSGGFNDRCLSCIIRKRGDKELLEMIVVEASSRRYKYFEKTADGEWKKVDKGKFLDKLKVITEGSTLHPSQ; encoded by the exons CTATGAAAGTGCAGTGGATGGAGTAACCTATTACTCCTACTTTCCCAAGATACTGCTGTTTAACAAGGTAGTAGATGGTGGAGCTACTCTCTGGGAGGCtaaaggagaagagagATGTGATGTACTATTCACAAGTGTTGGTGATAGAACAAGAGTCATTCTCCATGTATGGGTTAAGGGTTTACCATCCAAGATGTTGTACTATGAGAAGGTAGACGGAGAATGGAAGCTTGTAACTGTAAGAGTTAAAGGCGTTCCGGAGTCTGAGAAAGTTGTATCTCCAAAGGAACATGCTGAACTTAACTTTGCCAACCTTGGATGTCCATTGGGAGGATCCTCAGGTTCAGAAGCTAAGCCAAAGGTCACTCTTCCTCCCACAGAATCTAACAATAATGGTGAAGATGCGAATGAAAACAAGGTGGAAGGAGGTACTCCAGACGATGAGGAAGAGTCCGGTGAATCGCAACCTAAGGAAGTGGATAAAGAGGAGCCTGACCAGCAGTCTACTGATAATGCAGCTGGACCAGTTACAGATGTTTCTCTGGAATCCGGAGATATACATTATGAAAGTTCTCCAAGTACCGCTGCAGAACCATCACCAACTGAAGATACTGAACAGACTGCCGTTTCTTCAAGTGACCCCGTAGATCAGCAACCTACAGAGGTGAGTGAGCTTCAGGAGCCTGAGCCTTTACAGTCTACTGAATCTCCTCAAGAAGTAGCATATCAACAGAGTGAGGCTCCTTTAGAGGATCCCAAGCCAGTATCtaatgaggaagaatctaGTAATGAGCAAGAGGAGCTAGGAGACCTTGATGATCAAGACTCTGGAGAGactcttgtagaagaaGTACAGCCAGAAGTTGCTCCTgcagaatctccagaggatgatgaaccTGGGAATGGATCAGAAAAGGAGTTTGGAGATTCAGAGTCGACTGGGTATGAATCCAGTGACAATAATTTACCAGAAACTAAAGTAGAAGAGCCAGAAGAACCTACTAAGCCTGCAAACTCTTCCCTTTCCAAAGTTGACTCTACCCTATTCAATGTAGAAGAGGGAGAAGATAATGGGTTTAAGGTTCTTAAACTGACTGTAAAGAATGGTTCTACTGTCAAGGAGCTAAAGTATGATGGTAAGGAGATATGGTCCAGTGGTATATTTGGTTCTCCTTGCTCCTCGGCTGTCATATATATGAATGGAGACAGGCCCACTCTTGCAGTACTTGTTACCAGggataagaataataagCAGAGCAAGGTTTACAGATACCATAATGGtaagaagtggaagaagGGTAGAGAAGGTACCCATAAAACTAGACTCAAGGAACTGCAAGATGCCGCTAAAGAAAAAGAGTCTACAGAAACAGTCGGAGATAATGTAGAAGAGAAGGCTAGACCTGCTAACAAACCAGGAGATGTTCCAGCTAGAAGAGATCCAGTGAAGACCGTTCAACATACTCCTCAGGAAGCTTCCTCCTCATCTGTTAAATTCTCTAGAGAGAATCCCACTACTCCACCTCAACATTCTATAGTTCCTCCTAGTCAGTCTACTCCTGCTGAGGAATCTCCAGTTACTCATAATTCTGTAAGTAGCGAGCATCATGAAGCTAAGCCGGAGGGGGCTATATCTCAAGACaatgaggaagaacctGAGACTCCTACCAGAAATGATAAAGTACATTCTGAAACTCTCGTAGGTGAAGAGCATGCATATGAGGTTAACGCAGAGACTATTGAGACTCCTACTGCAGAATCGTCTAAAGATCATCTTAGGGGTGATCCTCGACCTTCTCAACCAGCTGTTCAACCTACTTCTCTATCTGATCTCAAATCCAAGATTGATTCATCGCTATTTGATGTGAAGGATGGACAAGAGAATGGGTTTAAGGTTCTAAAGCTCAAGGCTAAGGATGACGCTAAGCCGAATAAACTTACCTTTGCTGGTAAAGATGTATGGAAGGCTCAGAATGCTGTTGATGTTCAAGCTTCTGATACTCAACAACTTAACTCAACTGGCCGAGCTAATCCTAATCAAGGTACTCTTTCTGAAGATCTTCAACAATCTACTGTCTCATCTGCCCTAACTGCTACTGCTCAAGGTGGACTTCCTCCTGATGCTCCTCAATCCGAAGTTGGTGAAGGTACTCCTAAAGATAATGGAACCAGTAAACCTGTTACTGATGAATCTCAAGTTCCTCAACCATCTGGACAAAGTGGTCTTGTTCTAGATCTTGCTAGTCCCGATGAGGCAAACTTAGATGTGCATACAGAAACAAAATCAGAGGTAACTGTTAAGTAccattatccaaaggatactTCCAAGGATACTTCCAAGATTACTACtgttgtggatggagagaaggaaGTCTGGAAGGGTGTGGATAAGGAGCATGCTCTATCAGTATTAGTATACTATGCAAAAGGAGACTCTTCTCTCATTACCATAGGCATAAGCAAAGGTAGTGGCTCTAAGCTAGACTTTAagcattttgaaaaggtggGAGGAGAGTGGGTCTCCATTGATAAGGAGGATTATGACAAGAAGCTAAAAGATCTCAAGAGTG AGTCTCTCACTTTAACTCTTTGTAGACAGTattactcgttttgttATGAAGGTACATGTCCTGAGACTACTCTTGTTACTCTTAATCTTGCAAATCCGAATAAGGCCGATataaatgtgaatataaaggaggAGAATGGAGTGTCTGTCAAAGAACATTTCCCGAATAGAGGCCATCACATCTCTTCCGTTATGGATGGTGGAGCTACTCTATGGACATGTGGAACTGGAGAAACTTCTGGGCTTGTAACTTCTTACACAAAAGGAGAATATGCTCTTCTTTTCGTAGGAATAAAGAAAGGTGACAATTTCGGGAGTAAGTTATTTAAAAAGGCTGATGGAAATTGGAATGAAATTAGTCTGGAAGAGTTTAAAAAAGCAAAAGAAATGATGGAAACACCTGTAGAATCCACTGAACATGATCTCCAAGAGATTAATCCATCGCATCCTATTGAAGATACACATACAGATAATCTTAGAGGATTTCAAGATAAGGAAGGATCCTCTGTAAAGGTTCTTGTAGAGACTACATCCGATGATGTggaagagaagaaagagcGTGCTGATAAACCTGTAGAATCTCAAACTCCTAAGGAGGAAGTTCCTCCATCAGATGGACAAATGGGAGAGGTTATGGACCTAGCCAGTATTTATCAGGACAATTCTCTGTCCTTCGATTACTCCTTTTCTGGTAATGCTGTTCAACTCATTGTTCCCAAGAAGGGCGTTAGTGTTACAAAGCTAATGAATGACACTGAAGAGGTTTATACTCTCTTTTCTGGACAAACATTTGACCATGCCAGAGTATATCTTAATAAGGATAAGAAGCCCGAACTGGTCCTTCTAGTAACTACTTCATCTGGCGCTTCTAAGGAAACCTACTTTGAACTCCagaatggtaaatgggtatCTTGTAATGACAAAGATGCCAAGATGCTAAGCTTAGTGGTTATTACTCAGTGGAAATCAGACTTTGAAATTGATCTCTCTGCTTCTAAGGACACTGACAAGTGTACTATCTTTGAGGAAGAGTTACTAGGCATTACTACTAATTCATATTTCCCTAAACCTGGCCATGTAGCCAAGAAGGTAAAGTATGATGGGCAGGAGGTTTGGTCTGGCGGATTTAATGATCGTTGTCTTTCTTGTATCATTCGCAAACGTGGTGACAAGGAACTACTAGAAATGATAGTTGTTGAGGCATCTTCAAGGAGGTataaatactttgaaaagactgctgatggtgaatggaagaaggTTGACAAGGGTAAATTTTTAGATAAGCTAAAAGTAATTACGGAAGGGTCTACTTTACATCCGTCTCAGTGA
- a CDS encoding signal peptide containing protein (encoded by transcript BEWA_050210A) — protein MKLVILATLLGLCMATPSPPPAEKAPVKKTSEDDNLPLPHEFISGETGRSKELREWQKKQMGKTNPLLDPYYEELLEKKKKEEQEQLQKQEELQKKTEDEGAEQKGKAAQDGPKVPQTLEEKEKEFKEKREEARTKLEKRISEEKKKPIKDRKEDYEASSDGKFDEWLAKSKAVEVGARKLYEEAKKKVDAITETESKKQFEERLEAILKTVEEITKDIEELEKTEEKESSKAIEKALGHFLGHFQTRAMVKSDVSELILDIARDQEDGDEVLKTLEQFLVALERSPLA, from the coding sequence ATGAAGCTCGTCATACTCGCGACTCTACTGGGCCTTTGTATGGCCACACCAAGTCCACCTCCGGCTGAAAAGGCTCCAGTAAAGAAAACTTCAGAAGATGACAACTTACCGTTGCCTCACGAGTTTATTTCTGGTGAGACTGGGCGATCTAAAGAACTTCGAGAATGGCAAAAGAAACAAATGGGAAAAACAAATCCGTTATTAGACCCATACTATGAGGAATTGCTggagaaaaagaaaaaggaagaacagGAACAACTACAAAAACAAGAGGAGCTTCAAAAGAAAACAGAGGATGAAGGAGCCGAGCAAAAGGGGAAAGCTGCACAGGATGGACCCAAAGTACCTCAAACTCtagaagagaaggaaaaggagtTTAAAGAGAAAAGAGAAGAAGCTAGAACTAAGTTGGAGAAAAGGATAAGtgaagaaaagaagaagcCCATAAAGGACAGGAAGGAAGACTATGAAGCCAGTAGCGATGGAAAATTTGATGAATGGCTTGCCAAGTCCAAGGCTGTTGAAGTGGGTGCCAGAAAGTTGTATGAAGAAGCCAAGAAGAAGGTAGACGCCATAACTGAAACAGAGTCCAAGAAACAGTTCGAAGAAAGACTCGAGGctattcttaaaactgTCGAGGAAATCACAAAGGATATTGAGGAACTTGAAAAGACTGAGGAAAAGGAGAGTTCTAAGGCAATTGAAAAGGCACTTGGACACTTTTTAGGTCACTTCCAAACCCGTGCCATGGTAAAGTCCGACGTTAGTGAACTCATCCTCGACATTGCCAGGGACCAAGAGGATGGAGACGAAGTCCTCAAGACCCTGGAGCAGTTTCTAGTAGCTCTTGAAAGGTCTCCACTGGCATAA